A single Deltaproteobacteria bacterium DNA region contains:
- the lptC gene encoding LPS export ABC transporter periplasmic protein LptC, protein MKLEQRYLFWVIAGVLFLMVLWRPWRHTRGTDDLWTTDLKEMKADLTFEGIRYTKNIGEKIQWILNADAARLYEGKNIMDLEGIRIKFFPAGEGHVIVVADSGTYRTDNDEMSLNGDVKVRLEGGPTLFSESMHFSQEKKLIWTRDKVLIKGDGLEMEGEGLEYDLQECKLTLRRQTSVLPENGELEL, encoded by the coding sequence ATGAAACTTGAGCAAAGATATCTTTTCTGGGTAATTGCCGGCGTCCTTTTCTTGATGGTTCTCTGGAGACCGTGGCGGCACACCAGGGGTACCGATGACCTGTGGACCACAGATCTCAAAGAAATGAAAGCCGATCTTACCTTTGAAGGTATTCGTTATACGAAAAATATAGGCGAAAAGATCCAGTGGATTCTGAATGCAGATGCAGCCCGGCTCTATGAGGGGAAAAACATCATGGACCTGGAGGGTATAAGAATAAAATTTTTCCCTGCTGGAGAAGGCCATGTTATTGTTGTTGCTGATTCAGGCACATACAGAACCGATAATGACGAAATGTCACTGAATGGCGATGTGAAAGTACGCCTTGAAGGCGGCCCCACGCTCTTTTCAGAAAGTATGCATTTCAGTCAGGAGAAAAAACTTATCTGGACCAGGGACAAGGTGCTCATTAAGGGAGACGGACTGGAAATGGAGGGCGAAGGACTTGAGTATGACCTTCAAGAATGCAAACTTACGCTAAGGAGACAGACGTCTGTCCTCCCGGAAAACGGCGAACTGGAACTTTAA
- the lptA gene encoding lipopolysaccharide transport periplasmic protein LptA: MKCENSCICWKTKKAGNMALTIWFCILIFMYFHCLMAIAQTGISDTSLTGPADEGRLPIHIESDLMEAMDQSGIVIFTGHVKATRGDLTIYSEKLDVFYEKKKQDKEREDKTKRTVEKIVATGRVRIIQGERVATGEQAVYDKPAEKITITGSAQVLEGLNRVSGERIIFFINEDRSVAEGSNETRVEAVVYPAE, encoded by the coding sequence ATGAAATGTGAAAATTCCTGTATCTGCTGGAAAACGAAAAAAGCCGGAAATATGGCTTTAACTATCTGGTTTTGCATCCTTATTTTTATGTATTTTCACTGTTTGATGGCTATAGCCCAGACAGGCATCTCAGACACCTCACTTACCGGTCCAGCGGATGAGGGCAGGCTCCCTATCCATATAGAAAGTGACCTGATGGAGGCGATGGATCAGTCAGGGATCGTGATATTCACAGGACATGTGAAGGCAACCAGAGGTGATCTCACCATATATTCCGAAAAACTCGATGTCTTTTACGAAAAGAAAAAACAGGATAAAGAACGAGAAGATAAGACAAAAAGGACTGTCGAAAAAATCGTGGCCACAGGCCGCGTACGTATAATCCAGGGTGAGCGTGTTGCCACCGGAGAACAGGCTGTCTATGACAAACCTGCTGAAAAGATAACTATTACAGGTTCGGCCCAGGTCCTGGAAGGCCTTAACCGGGTAAGTGGGGAACGGATAATCTTTTTTATTAATGAGGATCGAAGTGTAGCCGAAGGAAGCAATGAAACAAGGGTTGAGGCGGTTGTCTACCCGGCAGAATGA
- the lptB gene encoding LPS export ABC transporter ATP-binding protein, whose translation MSKLKAEKLIKRFRGRPAVNGVSIELSDHSIVGLLGPNGAGKTTIFYMIVGLIRPDEGRISFDGEDVTNLPMHKRARKGITYLPQEPSVFRKLSVADNIRLVLETKGLSRREIESKTIELLDDMGLSVLADQQTQSLSGGERRRVEVMRALATDPVFILLDEPFAGVDPLAVSELQEIIKGLKARGIGVFISDHNVRETLTVCDRAYIVNSGVINEEGTPEHIASSDLARTIYLGKDFKL comes from the coding sequence ATGAGCAAGCTGAAGGCGGAGAAACTGATAAAGCGTTTTCGTGGCCGGCCAGCGGTCAATGGTGTAAGTATCGAGTTATCAGACCACAGCATAGTAGGTCTGCTGGGACCAAATGGCGCCGGTAAGACCACTATATTTTACATGATCGTCGGTCTAATCAGACCCGATGAAGGAAGGATTTCATTTGACGGGGAGGATGTAACCAATTTACCCATGCACAAAAGGGCTCGCAAAGGCATTACCTATCTGCCCCAGGAGCCCTCGGTGTTCAGGAAGCTGTCAGTTGCCGACAATATCCGCCTTGTACTGGAAACAAAGGGGCTATCCCGCCGGGAAATAGAGAGCAAGACCATTGAGCTCTTAGATGACATGGGCCTATCCGTCCTCGCGGATCAACAGACCCAGTCACTTTCAGGGGGGGAGCGGAGACGGGTGGAAGTTATGCGGGCACTTGCTACCGACCCGGTATTTATTCTTCTTGACGAGCCCTTTGCAGGTGTTGATCCACTGGCTGTCTCCGAACTGCAAGAGATAATAAAGGGCCTGAAGGCCAGGGGAATAGGAGTCTTCATTTCGGATCACAACGTCCGTGAAACCTTGACTGTATGTGATCGGGCATATATTGTTAATTCAGGAGTTATTAACGAAGAGGGTACCCCGGAACATATCGCCTCAAGCGATCTGGCAAGGACAATTTATTTGGGAAAAGACTTTAAACTATGA
- the rpoN gene encoding RNA polymerase sigma-54 factor yields MALELRQQLKLAQQLIMTPQLQQAIKLLQLSRIELIETIDQELEANPVLEESESEDIPYPNDTDRGNLLQEKEPSSYEETRLPTLASSELEKIPWEDKAIQDINWKDFWDEDNRTLFPAYSFEKKEAPSYENIFTCTTDLREHLMWQLQMSHFNDIERQSACLIIGNLDRNGYLKTTVDEIAEEVGCVPEQVEGTLKKIQLFDPVGVAARDLRECLLIQIGHLGINNPLVSELVSKHLNHIERHNYQAMARATGRSLEEIAKAIEIITALEPCPGRPFSNEEIHYIVPDIYVYKVDDEYTIVLNDDGLPRLRISSFYRSAIKNGITTSSAAKDFIQDKLKSAMWLIRSIQQRQKTIYRVTKSIVKFQREFLDRGIAYLKPLILRDVADDIEMHESTVSRVTTNKYVHTPQGIFELKFFFSASLGRDDGSDVASYSVKERIRQLIQSEDPIRPYSDLQIAEILARDHIRIARRTVAKYRDLMGILPSSRRKRPAIN; encoded by the coding sequence ATGGCCTTGGAACTCCGGCAGCAACTTAAGCTGGCACAACAGCTTATAATGACTCCCCAGTTGCAGCAAGCTATTAAACTGCTTCAACTTTCCCGTATTGAACTAATTGAGACGATCGACCAGGAATTGGAAGCCAATCCCGTCTTGGAGGAATCTGAATCGGAAGACATCCCATACCCAAACGATACGGATCGCGGCAACCTTTTGCAAGAAAAAGAGCCTTCCTCGTACGAGGAGACCCGGCTTCCGACCCTGGCCTCCTCTGAACTTGAAAAAATTCCATGGGAAGACAAAGCAATTCAAGACATAAACTGGAAAGATTTCTGGGACGAAGACAACAGAACCTTATTTCCTGCCTATTCCTTTGAAAAGAAGGAGGCCCCAAGCTATGAAAATATCTTTACCTGCACCACAGATTTGAGAGAACATCTGATGTGGCAACTCCAGATGTCACACTTTAATGACATAGAGCGTCAAAGTGCCTGTCTTATTATCGGCAATCTTGACCGAAACGGCTATCTCAAGACTACAGTTGATGAGATAGCCGAAGAAGTGGGATGTGTTCCGGAACAAGTAGAAGGCACACTAAAAAAAATCCAGCTCTTTGACCCTGTTGGTGTGGCAGCCAGGGATCTCAGAGAATGTCTATTGATCCAGATAGGCCATCTGGGCATCAATAATCCCCTGGTCTCGGAACTCGTAAGTAAACACCTTAACCATATTGAAAGGCACAATTATCAAGCTATGGCCAGGGCTACAGGACGGTCATTGGAGGAAATAGCCAAGGCGATCGAGATAATAACTGCCCTGGAACCCTGTCCCGGGCGACCGTTCAGCAATGAGGAAATCCATTACATCGTTCCAGACATTTATGTCTATAAAGTAGACGATGAGTATACGATTGTCTTGAATGACGATGGCCTGCCGAGACTGAGGATAAGCTCTTTTTACCGCAGTGCCATCAAAAACGGTATTACTACCTCCTCTGCTGCCAAAGATTTTATTCAGGACAAACTCAAGTCCGCCATGTGGCTGATTCGCAGCATTCAGCAGCGGCAAAAGACTATCTACAGGGTCACAAAGAGTATCGTAAAGTTTCAGAGGGAATTTCTGGACAGGGGAATAGCCTATCTCAAGCCTCTAATACTGAGAGATGTGGCAGATGACATCGAGATGCACGAATCCACCGTAAGCAGGGTAACCACAAATAAATATGTCCATACGCCACAAGGTATTTTTGAGCTCAAGTTTTTTTTCAGTGCAAGTCTGGGCCGGGACGACGGCTCTGATGTGGCATCCTATAGTGTAAAAGAACGGATTCGCCAGTTGATCCAGTCAGAAGATCCGATTCGACCATACAGCGACTTGCAGATCGCAGAAATTTTGGCCAGGGACCATATCCGTATTGCAAGAAGAACTGTGGCAAAATATAGAGATCTGATGGGTATCTTGCCCTCCAGCCGGCGCAAACGACCTGCAATAAATTAG
- the raiA gene encoding ribosome-associated translation inhibitor RaiA, translated as MEVFYSMQINVTFRRLDPSDELREYAENRLQKLKKYADGPIDVNVVLSVEKFRQTAEVVISGDGMRAAAKEEQNEMRAAIDLVSDKIYKQLRRYKEKIRSKRGSGPVSEEPAALSGIPPSPETAKEGSYVITTKKMDAKPMAVDEAAAQFQSLNQNFMMFTNAETNEINVIYWRSDGILGLVEP; from the coding sequence TTGGAGGTATTCTATTCTATGCAAATCAATGTGACATTTAGGCGTCTGGATCCTTCGGATGAACTGCGCGAATATGCTGAAAACAGACTCCAAAAACTCAAGAAATATGCTGATGGTCCCATAGATGTGAACGTTGTTTTGTCAGTGGAGAAATTCAGACAGACAGCGGAGGTTGTGATCTCAGGAGATGGCATGAGGGCGGCGGCCAAGGAAGAGCAGAATGAAATGCGAGCAGCTATAGATCTGGTATCTGACAAAATCTACAAGCAGCTGAGAAGATATAAGGAAAAAATCCGCAGCAAAAGAGGATCTGGTCCGGTGTCCGAGGAGCCGGCGGCCCTTTCAGGCATCCCACCATCTCCGGAAACAGCAAAAGAGGGCTCGTACGTAATCACCACAAAAAAAATGGATGCCAAACCAATGGCTGTCGATGAAGCAGCTGCTCAGTTCCAGTCACTTAATCAAAACTTCATGATGTTTACAAATGCTGAGACCAATGAGATAAATGTCATTTACTGGCGTTCAGATGGGATCTTGGGATTAGTCGAACCGTAA
- a CDS encoding PTS fructose transporter subunit IIA: MTVKIIDFLCNRCIIPNLNTKSKEDALVWLTKRVVEIEPALDQDAVLSVLREREQLGSTGIGGGVAIPHGKLRGLGHMLIVVGRSPDGIPFDAMDNLPVHIVFLLLAPDNSATLYLKVLAQVSRLLKTREVYQRIMKASDELSIQKVIEEMDGQV, from the coding sequence ATGACTGTGAAGATAATCGATTTCCTTTGTAACAGATGTATCATCCCCAATCTTAATACAAAATCCAAAGAAGATGCGCTGGTCTGGCTGACCAAAAGGGTAGTGGAAATAGAGCCCGCCCTGGACCAGGATGCGGTATTGTCTGTCCTCAGGGAGCGCGAACAACTGGGCAGTACTGGTATTGGGGGTGGAGTGGCAATTCCCCACGGGAAACTTCGGGGATTGGGGCATATGCTCATAGTGGTCGGGCGGAGCCCGGATGGTATCCCTTTTGATGCGATGGATAACCTCCCGGTTCACATTGTGTTTCTCCTGCTTGCGCCTGACAACTCTGCAACCCTATATCTCAAAGTATTGGCCCAGGTCTCAAGGCTGTTAAAGACCCGGGAGGTTTACCAGCGAATTATGAAGGCATCAGATGAACTTTCCATTCAAAAAGTAATAGAAGAAATGGATGGTCAGGTCTAA
- a CDS encoding RNase adapter RapZ, which translates to MSGSGKSTALKAFEDIGYYCVDNLPIALMPEFLSLTENASTMPTRVALVMDVREKSFLDRYRSIFTEIKEKGFHVEILFLDANDEVLVRRFSQTRRQHPLRPRGNVLEGIRIEREHLMRLREWADKLIDTSDFNVHQLRQDIIRLYSSRKRLDQLVIHLLSFGFKYGVPADANLVLDVRFLPNPYFEPELCPLSGCDREVRTYVLEKKDTMEFLHHVKGLLKFLVPEYRKEGKSYLVIAVGCTGGRHRSVVIVEHLKEVFTGADEEVIVTHRDLELEE; encoded by the coding sequence ATGTCCGGATCCGGTAAGAGCACTGCACTCAAAGCATTTGAAGATATCGGCTATTACTGTGTGGATAATCTTCCCATAGCTCTCATGCCGGAATTTCTCTCACTTACCGAAAACGCCTCCACAATGCCCACCCGTGTGGCCCTTGTGATGGATGTGCGAGAAAAGAGCTTTCTGGATCGATATCGGTCTATCTTTACCGAGATTAAGGAAAAAGGATTTCACGTCGAAATCCTGTTTCTCGATGCAAATGATGAGGTATTAGTACGGAGATTCAGCCAAACCCGCCGCCAACACCCCTTAAGACCCAGGGGCAATGTCCTTGAAGGAATACGTATTGAGAGGGAACATCTGATGAGGCTGAGGGAATGGGCTGACAAGTTGATTGATACCTCTGATTTCAATGTTCATCAACTGAGGCAGGACATTATCAGGCTTTATTCTTCAAGAAAACGACTGGATCAATTAGTGATACACTTGCTCTCGTTTGGCTTTAAGTATGGAGTTCCCGCCGATGCCAATCTGGTTCTGGATGTCAGATTCCTGCCAAATCCATATTTCGAGCCGGAGCTATGTCCCTTAAGCGGCTGCGACCGTGAAGTCCGAACCTATGTCCTGGAAAAGAAAGACACTATGGAGTTTCTTCATCATGTCAAAGGCCTTTTGAAATTCCTTGTCCCGGAATACAGAAAGGAAGGTAAATCTTATCTTGTGATTGCCGTGGGATGTACGGGTGGCAGACACAGGAGTGTTGTCATTGTAGAGCATCTAAAAGAAGTATTTACAGGGGCTGATGAGGAGGTTATCGTCACACACAGGGACCTTGAACTGGAGGAATAA
- a CDS encoding PTS fructose transporter subunit IIA: MVGVVVTSHGRVADELLHTTVFIVGRTEQMIALSIDPSRHINELQSDIRKAIKEVDTGDGVLILTDMFGGTPANMSLAFLEDNKVEVITGVNLPMLIKLCQCRNKDQPLHELADEVVDYSRKSINQATAILKK, translated from the coding sequence ATGGTAGGTGTGGTTGTGACATCCCACGGCCGTGTTGCTGATGAGCTTTTACATACGACGGTCTTCATCGTAGGCAGGACCGAACAGATGATCGCCCTTTCTATAGATCCGTCAAGGCATATAAATGAATTACAGTCAGATATCCGCAAGGCCATCAAGGAAGTCGATACGGGCGACGGCGTATTGATACTCACAGACATGTTTGGCGGGACTCCGGCCAACATGTCCCTTGCCTTCCTGGAAGACAACAAGGTAGAGGTCATAACAGGGGTGAATCTTCCCATGTTGATCAAATTATGCCAGTGCCGGAACAAGGATCAGCCCCTGCATGAATTGGCGGACGAAGTAGTGGATTACAGCAGGAAAAGCATCAATCAGGCCACAGCAATCCTGAAAAAATGA
- the gap gene encoding type I glyceraldehyde-3-phosphate dehydrogenase — translation MTIKVGINGFGRIGRSIFRASKLYKEFESIEIKAINDLTNTQTLAHLLKYDSVMRTFHLDVQDTDQGIIVDGKDIRITAIKEPSRLPWQEMGVEYVIEATGRFSDADLARGHLEAGAQKVVITAPAKHEDITIVMGVNEDDYDPAAHHVVSNASCTTNCLAPVAKVILDRFGIVSGLITTVHAYTNDQRLLDFPHSDLRRARAAAVNMIPTKTGAAAAVSKVIPELTGKFDGLAVRVPTPDVSIVDLVAQVEKRATVPEINEAIKAATDRFLGYTDEPLVSTDFMGDPRSSIVDGACTKVIQGNLIKVMSWYDNEWGYSNRILDLILHMDAQKA, via the coding sequence ATGACTATTAAGGTCGGCATCAACGGTTTCGGGCGCATTGGGAGGAGCATCTTCAGGGCCTCTAAACTATATAAGGAATTTGAATCCATTGAAATCAAAGCCATAAATGACCTGACAAACACCCAGACCCTGGCCCACTTGTTAAAATATGACTCTGTAATGAGGACCTTTCACCTCGATGTGCAGGACACAGATCAGGGAATAATTGTGGATGGCAAGGATATACGGATAACAGCCATCAAGGAGCCCTCCCGGTTGCCATGGCAGGAAATGGGCGTGGAATACGTGATCGAAGCTACCGGCAGATTCAGCGATGCGGATCTTGCACGCGGGCACCTGGAGGCCGGGGCGCAAAAGGTCGTAATTACAGCTCCTGCAAAGCATGAGGACATCACGATTGTGATGGGGGTCAATGAAGACGACTACGATCCGGCCGCTCACCACGTCGTATCCAACGCCTCCTGTACCACCAACTGTCTCGCCCCTGTGGCCAAAGTAATACTGGACAGATTTGGCATCGTCTCCGGGCTGATTACCACTGTACACGCCTATACAAACGATCAGAGATTGCTTGATTTTCCCCACAGCGACCTCAGACGGGCCAGGGCCGCTGCCGTCAACATGATCCCTACAAAGACAGGCGCGGCAGCAGCAGTAAGCAAGGTCATTCCGGAGCTCACGGGCAAATTTGACGGCCTGGCGGTCCGTGTGCCCACACCTGACGTCTCCATAGTGGACCTTGTAGCCCAGGTGGAAAAACGTGCCACTGTACCTGAAATAAACGAAGCCATTAAGGCGGCTACCGATCGCTTCCTCGGATACACGGATGAACCTCTGGTCTCCACGGACTTCATGGGAGACCCAAGGTCCTCCATTGTGGACGGCGCCTGCACCAAAGTTATTCAGGGCAATTTGATCAAGGTCATGTCATGGTATGACAATGAATGGGGATACTCCAACAGGATATTGGATCTGATCCTTCATATGGATGCCCAAAAGGCGTAA